One window of the Trifolium pratense cultivar HEN17-A07 linkage group LG2, ARS_RC_1.1, whole genome shotgun sequence genome contains the following:
- the LOC123906558 gene encoding 2-methylene-furan-3-one reductase-like, producing the protein MANTPSSYSTIPSNTKAWVYSQYGNIEEILKFDPNVPTPHPKKDQVLIKVVAAALNPIDTKRALGYFKDTDSPLPTVPGYDVAGVVVNVGDQVKKFKIGDEVYGDINVNSINDPKTVGSLAEYTVAEEKVLAHKPSSLSFVEAASLPIATITAYQGLEKVEFSSGKSILVLGGAGGVGSLVIQLAKHVFGASRIAATASTSKLELLKKLGADLAIDYTKENYEELAEKFDVVYDAVGESERGLKAVNEGGKVVTIVPPGTPPAIPFGLTSDGAVLEKLKPYLESGKVKPILDPKSPFPFSQTVEAFSHLNTNRAIGKIVIHHIP; encoded by the exons ATGGCAAACACACCTAGTAGCTATAGTACTATTCCATCTAATACAAAAGCTTGGGTTTATTCTCAATATGGTAACATAGAAGAAATTCTAAAGTTTGATCCTAATGTACCAACACCACACCCTAAGAAAGATCAAGTTCTCATCAAGGTTGTAGCTGCTGCCCTTAACCCTATTGATACTAAGAGGGCTCTTGGCTATTTCAAGGACACTGACTCTCCTTTGCCA ACTGTGCCAGGATATGATGTTGCTGGAGTGGTGGTTAATGTGGGAGATCAAGTGAAAAAATTTAAGATTGGAGATGAAGTTTATGGTGATATTAATGTGAACAGTATAAACGATCCAAAAACTGTTGGTTCTTTGGCAGAGTATACTGTTGCTGAAGAAAAAGTACTTGCTCACAAACCATCAAGTTTGAGCTTTGTTGAAGCTGCCAGCCTCCCTATAGCAACAATTACTGCTTATCAAGGACTTGAAAAAGTTGAGTTTTCTTCTGGTAAATCTATACTTGTTCTCGGAGGTGCCGGTGGAGTTGGATCTCTTGTTATTCAG CTAGCCAAACATGTTTTTGGAGCATCTAGAATTGCAGCTACTGCTAGCACATCAAAACTTGAACTTTTGAAGAAGTTGGGAGCAGACTTGGCTATTGATTATACTAAAGAGAATTATGAAGAacttgcagaaaaatttgatGTGGTGTATGATGCAGTAG GTGAGAGTGAGAGGGGACTAAAGGCAGTTAATGAAGGTGGAAAAGTTGTGACAATAGTGCCGCCCGGAACACCGCCCGCTATCCCTTTCGGACTTACTTCAGACGGAGCTGTGTTAGAGAAATTGAAACCTTACTTGGAGAGTGGCAAGGTGAAGCCAATATTGGATCCTAAGAGTCCTTTTCCATTTTCTCAGACTGTGGAAGCATTTTCTCATCTCAATACTAATAGAGCTATTGGGAAAATAGTTATACATCATATTCCTTAA
- the LOC123906559 gene encoding CASP-like protein N24, producing MLFNQCSFYTKWKLKLQLVVLLAAKALIFEHNIMSISSIESLTQDTKDESKEQTQEENNEVLKVLEEKITMIDPKHTSGDSEAISNFLRSNKEVKWYMALLGIRIVAFVLCLIAFSVLGANEQKILVNEEITNWFSSGFSVKTPYEFRWYDYDEFKYSFSANVIGFVYSGLQICYLVKYLITKNHTINPKLHGYFNVAIDQTLAYVLISASSSAATAAHLYKSYWIEHGAHKFIEMADASVSMSFFAFVTFALASLVSGFILFRFT from the exons ATGCTTTTTAACCAGTGTTCATTTTACACAAAGTGGAAGCTAAAACTACAACTAGTTGTGCTTTTAGCTGCAAAGGCTTTgatttttgaacataacattATGAGTATTAGTAGCATTGAAAGCTTAACTCAAGATACTAAAGATGAATCAAAAGaacaaacacaagaagagaACAATGAAGTACTCAAAGTCTTGGAGGAAAAGATCACAATGATAGATCCCAAGCACACAAGTGGGGATAGTGAGGCAATTTCCAATTTCTTGAGGTCTAACAAAGAGGTGAAGTGGTACATGGCTTTGTTGGGGATTAGGATTGTTGCTTTTGTGTTATGTTTGATTGCTTTCTCTGTGTTGGGAGCTAATGAGCAAAAGATTTTGGTAAATGAGGAAATAACAAATTGGTTCTCGAGCGGATTCTCTGTTAAAACTCCATACGAATTCCGTTGGTATGACTACGACGAATTCAA GTATAGTTTTTCAGCAAATGTGATTGGATTTGTTTATTCTGGATTGCAAATTTGTTATCTAGTGAAGTACTTAATCACAAAAAATCACACTATAAACCCCAAGTTGCATGGTTACTTCAATGTTGCTATTGATCAG ACATTGGCATATGTCCTAATATCAGCTTCATCATCAGCTGCAACTGCAGCTCATCTTTACAAAAGCTATTGGATTGAACATGGTGCACACAAATTCATTGAAATGGCAGATGCATCTGTTTCTATGTCCTTCTTTGCATTTGTAACCTTTGCCTTAGCTTCTCTTGTCTCTGGTTTCATCCTTTTCAGGTTCACCTAG
- the LOC123906555 gene encoding deoxynucleoside triphosphate triphosphohydrolase SAMHD1 homolog translates to MGAYCNDTVSFPPRYDVVSSRDKHIHDNLHGNIFIDSLSLKFIDTEQFQRLRELKQLGFTHLVYPGAVHSRFEHSLGVYWIASQSVEKLNSYQGMELGIDKFDIQSVKLAGLMHDVGHGPFSHLFEREFLPQVISGSNWSHEQMSVKMVDYIVEEHHIDIDPQMLKRVKEMILASSEFALPRSSSEKRFLYDIVANGRNGIDVDKFDYIARDCRACGLGCNFEFQRLMETMRVLDDEICYRAKDYLTIHKLFATRADLYRTVYTHPKVKAIELMVVDALVLANDYLQISSSIQDPAEYWKLDDSIIKTIETSPCPELKEARELILRIRRRNLYQFCNEYAVPRDIMDNFKKVTPHDIVCSQKNGGVMLKEEDVAVSNVKIDLTRGKDNPLESIHFFKDYESDEKFTIPDERISHLLPASCQDMIVRVYSKKPELVEKISEAFENYQLKTYGIKAQVHSTPTKKRRYNSCI, encoded by the exons ATGGGCGCATATTGCAACGACACCGTTTCTTTCCCTCCTCGTTACGACGTCGTTTCATCTCGAGACAAACACATTCATGACAACCTCCATGGCAACATCTTCATCGATTCT CTGAGTTTGAAGTTCATTGATACTGAACAGTTTCAAAG GCTTCGTGAATTGAAACAACTTG GTTTCACACACTTGGTGTATCCGGGGGCTGTCCATTCTAGATTTGAGCATTCTCTTGGAGTGTATTGGATTGCTAGTCAATCTGTTGAAAAGCTTAATAGCTATcaa GGCATGGAGCTTGGTATTGATAAGTTTGATATTCAATCGGTGAAACTTGCtg GACTTATGCATGATGTTGGACATGGACCATTCAGTCACTTATTTGAACGCGAGTTTCTTCCCCAAGTTATCAGTGGTTCTAATTG GTCGCATGAACAAATGTCGGTCAAAATGGTTGATTATATAGTTGAGGAACACCATATTGATATTGACCCTCAGATGTTAAAAAGAGTCAAG GAGATGATATTGGCGAGCTCCGAATTTGCTCTTCCTAGG AGCTCAAGTGAGAAACGTTTCTTGTATGATAttgttgcaaatggaagaaatggaatcGATGTTGACAA ATTTGATTATATTGCTCGTGATTGTCGAGCTTGTGGTCTGGGATGCAACTTTGAATTTCAGAG GTTAATGGAGACCATGCGGGTTTTGGATGATGAGATTTGTTATCGTGCAAAGGACT ATCTTACTATCCACAAGTTGTTTGCGACTCGTGCTGATCTGTATAGAACAGTTTATACACATCCAAAAGTAAAG GCAATAGAGCTTATGGTGGTTGATGCGCTTGTGCTAGCAAATGATTATTTGCAGATTTCATCTAGCATTCAAGATCCTGCTGAATACTGGAAG CTGGATGATTCAATAATTAAAACCATTGAGACTTCTCCCTGTCCTGAACTGAAGGAAGCTAGAGAGTTGATCCTGCGCATTCGAAGGCGGAATCTGTACCAG TTTTGTAACGAGTATGCTGTTCCAAGGGATATAATGGACAATTTTAAGAAAGTCACTCCTCATGATATAGTTTGTTCCCAG AAAAATGGTGGAGTTATGTTGAAAGAGGAGGATGTAGCTGTTTCTAATGTCAAAATCGATTTGACTCGTGGAAAGGATAATCCTCTTGAAAG CATCCATTTTTTCAAG GATTATGAAAGTGATGAAAAATTTACAATACCTGACGAGCGCATAAGCCACCTGTTGCCTGCATCTTGTCAAGATATGATAGTAAGAGTGTACTCGAAAAAGCCAGAACTG GTGGAGAAAATTTCAGAGGCATTTGAAAATTATCAGCTAAAAACATATGGAATCAAAGCACAGGTACATTCAACACCAACGAAGAAACGTCGTTACAATTCATGTATATGA
- the LOC123906557 gene encoding nodulin-related protein 1-like: protein MSSKPHNAPEKKHSTSELMASAKVVAEAAHSGFGKGADGKAVDKGKVAAAAADLLDAVGQYAKLDDQKGLGQYVDKAADYLHHYHPTSTAATAAADHHPPTSKPDHHKSGKSEGGHGIGDFAKAAGGFFK, encoded by the coding sequence atgtCTTCGAAACCTCACAACGCTCCAGAGAAGAAGCATTCAACTAGCGAGCTTATGGCGAGCGCAAAAGTGGTAGCAGAGGCAGCTCATTCAGGTTTCGGGAAAGGAGCTGATGGGAAGGCTGTAGACAAAGGGAAAGTCGCAGCTGCTGCAGCTGATCTTCTAGATGCAGTCGGTCAATATGCTAAATTGGATGATCAGAAGGGGTTAGGACAGTATGTTGATAAGGCTGCTGATTATCTGCATCACTATCATCCTACATCCACCGCCGCCACCGCTGCCGCCGATCATCATCCACCAACTTCCAAACCAGATCATCACAAAAGTGGTAAATCTGAAGGTGGACATGGGATAGGTGATTTTGCAAAAGCTGCTGGAGGCttctttaaatga